A stretch of DNA from Salvelinus sp. IW2-2015 linkage group LG20, ASM291031v2, whole genome shotgun sequence:
ATAGCTTTCCATCTGTCTCCATTCCACCCTTCAGGATGTCAAatcattgtttttattatttcctATGTCTCCTAGGAACCAGCGTTTGTGCTGGACTTGCCCCTGGGGGTAGTGAGCCGGGTGGAGAAGATAGGAGGTGCATCTAGCCGTGGTGAGGTCTCCTACGGGCTTGTCTGCAAGGTGAGCAGTGACCACCACAAAAATGCCTGGAACATCCCTTACCTGATGTTTGTCCTAATATATCATCTATGACGCTCTCAAAGAGAACAAGCATTTTTCTTATACTCTTGTGCCCTGATGAAATTACCATGAATGATTCAGATACATCTGTTTAAACGTGACTCCAATCACTGCACTAGTGTACTTCTTTCTCTGAGTGTAAATGACAGTGGTTACAGTGACCGGTCTCCTCAGGATATCCGTAATCTGCGGTTTGCACACAAGCAGATGGAGGATTCACTCAGGAAGTCCATTTTCGAAATCCTGATGAAATTTGCCTTTCCTGTTTCTAATGGTCTGGTGAGTGAGTCACTAGGTCTCTGCTACCCCTGGTATGTTACTGTGTGCTGTATGTACAGACCCAACTGACTTGACTATTTTTCCGTCTATCATCCACAGACAATCTTTGCCTTTGAGTATGGGCAGGTCTATCCTGAAAAtggctggaaagtgtatgatgcTCAAGTGGAATACAAAAGACAGGTATTTGAAAGATTCTGAAAATCTGGGCTCTGGTTATAAGCTGTTTATACActtgtggtggggtgtgtgtaggGCTTACCCAACGAGAGCTGGAGGATAACTAAAGTGAATGATCACTACGAGCTGTGTGACACTTACCCATCAACCCTGGTGGTGCCTGTTAACATCCCAGATGAGGAGTTGAAGAGAGTGGCTGCCTTCAGAGCCAAGGGCAGGATACCTGTGAGTTAATATTTACACTTTACACTGTCTGCGGTACCTCTGTAGTAGTACCTTGATGTAGTACTTGTGGTCCAGTGTTGTGTTCCTGTCCATACCAATGCCTCTGCTGTGTGCGGTGCAGGTGCTGTCATGGATTCACCCAGAGAGCCAGGCCACAGTGATCCGCTGTAGTCAGCCCATGGTTGGGGTCAACGGCAAGCGCAGCAAAGACGATGAGAAGTACCTCCAGACCATCATGGATGCCAACGCTCAGTCCCACAAGCTCTTCATCTTCGATGCCAGGCCTAGCGTCAATGCTGCTGCCAACAAGGTATGttattagtaataataatatttatgAGTGCGAAGTGCGTTTCCCATACTCAATGCCAATACAGTTCAATGCTCAACCGATAGCGTTATTTGCTGTGGAATTGATGTTGATCTTCTCTCACAGATCTTCTGTAAGTATGAAAACTATTCACTATCGTTCAGGGTATATGGGAACGTTctccagcaagaaaaccaaaaaaattaaataaagtcactgacaacaaccaaaacaggtggggttttaagaggggttctgaaagacactcatggcgttgtccactgaaagttgactagcaacaacaactggaactTAAGACACCCACCATAAgcgcccactaaatttgcccaagaacaGGGAAACAAAattaaaacccacaccaaacttagacAGGAAGCAAAGCAAAAATATAGGTGAAACGAAAACAGTGAAGATCAGacaaaggaatgttttttttctagaaatcaaatagggcgcaccaactaaaggtgttgatcctccacatctctcaagacaactggaacaCTGGGCCAGCCACTTAAATAGCatctgggccagcacaggtgaaacaccttcccactaacaagatggcaaccagcacatgtgtaacacatactgactaacgagatgaCGCCAATCAGCGCACCCTATGTACCAACGCGCTATACTTGGCAAAAAGTCCAACCTCAATACATATAAATGGGAAAACCAAAACCTGTAACACCTTCTTTCTTAtgacaacaaatatatcctatattttgTTGGACAAGTTTGTTCACCACCAAAAGAAAACAACTTTAATTTCACTTAAATGCGTTGCTACTTATGCGTCGCCTTTTCCAATATAATCATGGTGTCTACTGTCAACAattaaatacaagacaaaacaccccccccccccctttaaatgttattatttttatatagttGCCTAAAACGCAGAAGTTTTGAGAAACATGTAAAATAAAGTATGTTTCTTATACTCTCATCGCACTGAAACGAGCGCAACCAAAACAATACTCATCTCCAAAACAGCAAAACGTGCAGTCAAACAAATTGTGAGCCAGGGCAACACACTGGCTAAATGCAAAACACAAAACTTattgactgcccacccttgaaagacaatcagcaaccaagttgtccttaccacCGACATGTCTGATTTTCAATTGGAAACTCCTGTAATATCCATAGTAACTTTCCTCTCGTGATTTTTCTCAGTGGAATGGCCTCAGGGAAACGAGTGGCAGCACACGTGATGGCTAAGAGAAACTGGTTACCACTCTTTGCTTTGGGCAAAGGACCAACACAATCCACCAGAACCTTGCTGAAAGGTTTGTCAAAAGCAGGAATAGGCTGCAAAGGTGCAACCACCACAGCTTGGTTCGGTATACTCATCCGCTGGAAAACATAACAGGATTTACTGTAAGACACGGCATCCTGTTTCAGACCAGGCCAGAAGAAGTTACGCAAGATACAGTCATACTGTATCAGTCATACATTTGACTCCAAGATGGCCTGCCATACTACTATTGTGAGCCAACCTCAGTATCTCTTATCGAAGCGTAACTGGAATGACAATTTGAGATGCACTGGGCCAATCGTCCTGCCCAGAAGTAGCGCGAGAATGCCATTTCGTCAGTAGAATAccatctcttttttctttctttttttttctcccctattttcgtggtatccaatcgctagtaattactatcttgtctcatcgctacaactcccgtacgggctcgggagagacgaaggtcgaaagccacgcgtcctccgaagcacaacccaaccaagccgcactgcttcttaacacagcgcgcctccaacccggaagccagccgcaccaatgtgtcggaggaaacaccgtgcacctgcccccttggttagcgcgcactgcgcccggcccgccacaggagtcgctggagcgcgatgagacaaggatatccctaccggccaaaccctccctaacccggacgacgctagcccaattgtgcgttgccccacggacctcccggtcgcggccggctgcgacagagcctgggcgcgaacccagagactctggtggcgcagctagcactgcgatgcagtgccctagaccactgcgccacccgggaggccccagaaTACCATCTCTGTCAAAGTAACTCACACAAACTTTATCAAACTCCTCCTCTGGACGTATCTCAgaaaaaagaggggagagggagacatcTTTACAGATCGACCATGGTGGGATTGCAGGCATCTTCCTCAACACTAGACTTGCTCGCAGTGACTTTCTTAGACATAGCACGTGTAACGGCACACGCTGGGAACACGCTAGTGTACTTTTCTGATTACCCATCAGGTTCCTCTACTCTGGGTTCCTTACAAATGACAGGATTTAGCCCAACCTTCTCCAGCCAGATCGTTTCCCAAAATGAATGAGACCCCCTTCACCAGTATGCTAGGCCTCACACCGACAGCGGAACCAGAATTAAGATCAGACTCGAGTTCCACATTACACAAAGGAGCTTCCATGCAACCCATCTCCATGCCTTGTGCTACACACTATAACCAGTTGCTGAAGTGTCAGACAAAGGCAAAACAAAATGAAGGACTGGGCTGCCCCAGTGTCTCGCAGTATCTTCACTGGCTGCTTAACAGCATCGCTACTCTGAAACATAAATGAAAAAAACCTGTAACAATGTTAAATTACAAGAGATGACTACATTCTCTGTGTTGTCCTCAGATGAAAGGGGGTGGCTATGAGAGTGAGGATGCCTATCAGAATGCAGAGTTGGTGTTCTTGGACATCCACAACATCCACGTGATGAGGGAGTCACTGCGCAAGTTGAAGGAGGTAGTCTATCCCAACATCAAGGAGTCCCATTGGTTCTCCAACCTCGAGTCCACTCATTGGCTGGAACACATCAAGGTGAGGGGAGAGAAAATAAATCAAGGTTGAGATTATTTGTTTCGTACATAAAGAGTTAGAGAGTGGAAGCAGAAAATGGGGAGAAGGTGTGTCTTGGATGCTGTTCCAGCCCAtgttaacctgtctgtctgtgccctgCGTAGCTGATCCTGGCTGGGGCGCTGCGTATTGCAGACAAGGTGGAGTCAGGGAAGACGTCAGTGGTGGTTCACTGCAGTGATGGGTGGGACCGTACTGCCCAGCTCACCTCCCTGGCCATGCTGATGCTGGACGGACACTACCGCACCATCCGCGGCTTCCAGGTGCTGCTGGAGAAAGAGTGGCTGAGCTTCGGCCACCGCTTCCAGCTGGTAAATAAGCCTTTACTCTCTCACTGTGTTGTGTTCCTTATACCAAGCCTCAATACTTGGGCCACATTTTGGAAATGCTTTGGACATTCTAATGTGGTAAGAGAagttgaaatggtttaaaactctGGATGGCTACATcatttcctgaatcgggtcacatggGTCAACCATGGCCCATGGCACAACTTCACCCTTTCCTGTTTCTTGTGTTTTGTTCAGCCATTATGGTCACATGACTCCCTGTTCTTCTTCTTCCAGAGGATCGGTCATGGGGATAAGAACCACACAGACGCAGACCGCTCGCCTGTCTTCCTGCAGTTCATAGACTGTGTGTGGCAGATGACCCGCCAGGTGAGTGACATCACTGTTTGGTGCTGATGGattagggccctgagtttttcctaaccatatgacctgaccaggaaaagctCTGGGCCCTAGTAAAAAGTACACGGGTCCAACGTCCCCTTGGATTGTGTTTATTACGTGTGAATTGTAAATTAACTGTTGTTGTCSTCTTAAGTTTCTTGCAGCCTTTGAGTTCAACGAATACTTCCTGATCACCATCCTGGACCATCTGTACAGCTGCCTGTTTGGGACGTTCATGTGTAATAGTGAACAGCAGAGGGTGAAGGAGGTGAGAGTGCCAACAATGGCGTTAGATTAACGACAAACGCATGGAGTGCAATGCAGAAATGTGAAACTAAATTAAATATGGTCTGTCTTGGATAACATTTCATACAGTTGTTTAACAGTGCTAATAGGAATATGCTAAGGGATATATTTGATTTGCTTATGTTAACACCCACATGTCATACATTGTATTGTTCTGCAGGAGCTGCCCAAGAAGACAGTTTCCCTGTGGGCCTACATCAACAGCCAGCCAGAGGAGTTCACCAACCCTCTGTATGTCAACTATTCCAACCATGTGCTGTTCCCAGTGGTCAGCATGCGCCACCTGGAGCTCTGGGTGGGCTACTACATCCGTTGGAACCCTCGCATGAGGCCACAGGTCTGTGAAAACTACCTCACTTTCATAGCAGGAGTAAGGAAGTTAATGGTAGTAATATTTATGCTATCTGGTATAATTAGTATGAGTAaatgtcacaggaggttggtggcaccttaattggggaggacggactcgagcggaatggtatcaaatgcatcaaacgcatggtttccttgtgtttgatgccatttgttccgttccagccattgttatgatccttcctcccctcagcagcctccactggtaaatGTACATGTCCATTCATATAAATGGCTGTTTGTATGCTTGTTATAGCATAGTTATATTCTAGTGTTGACCATTACCGTTTGTCTACCTTATTCCCAGGAGCCTGTTCACCAGCGCTACAAGGAGCTGCTGGCAAAGCGGGCGGAGCTTCAGAAGAGGGTGGAGGAGCTACAGCGAGAGGTGAACAATCGCTCTGCCTCCTCATCCTCGGAGAGGGCGGGCTCTCCCACCCGCTCCATCACTCCAGTTCAGACCTTTGTctgacaagcagacagacaaaaCCCAGGGGGATGGTGACCGGAAGCTTACAGTAGACGGCTGAGGACAGAGGCCCAACACCTATAGGAAgcaaagcaaccaacaagtgtcTGTAGAAACCGCATATTGGCCTTTGGCTGCTCCACCTCAACAGCTGAGGTCGTATAGAGTCAGAACCGTAGAATGAGAATAAGAACATTCATTTATATCTCTATGGTCAGAACCTTCTGCTGCACCAAACAGAGCTGCCTTTGTTTCCAACCACCTTGCTACAGCCATACTACACTCTACTGACCTCTGCTGCCAGGGTCAAGAGTACTGTAACATATTATCATCAAATAAGTATAAAATATCACATCAGCTTACTGTATGTAGGTATTACATTTATTCTAAGTGATACGTACACTAATCGATTAATAGgataaaacaagcaacacactaAAAGTAAAAGCTCAATTAATTCCTCCATTGTTAAAGCAGGGTGGAGAGTTATTCCAAAAATGCAGGCTATTTAAACAATGTATGTTTATTTCTACTTGACATAATCCAAATAGGGTTTGAGGTCAGAATTGTCTCCACTAATGGTTTTGGAGTTGAGAAAATAGTTACTGAATGGACACATTTTGACCAAATAGGTGTGAATGAATCAATGTGGGCATGGGTGGGTGTATTGTTAGTTATGTATGACATTTCATCTGATCAGTATGTTGATGTTTTTAAGCTGTCGAATTCCTTTTATTAGCAAGTTAACTGCATATTATTTTCTGTCTCGTAGGTTGTGTGTATAGTTTACAGTACACCATATACTTATATGCTTACACTGAGTTCTGAGTCTCATTCCTAATTGATTAGGTTATAACTTGAGGGCTTTTTGACTGCAAAGACCAGTTAATCATCTAATACATTGAATTGTTGCAATGAGTGGTCATCTTGACTCAGTTAAATATTGTTAACCATAAGCACGAAGACTGATCTGTCTACTGTATACCATCCCTCACTCCTACAGCAAAGATGGTGGAAATCTTTATGATATGGACTAGTCTAGACAAGTCTAGCTAGAGTTATGCTGTGCAGTGCATCATGTATAGGGAGGATGGATAGTGTTAGAGGGTAGCTATATGAATGTATGTTAGAACTTTGGCCCTGTTATCTGCTTATGTGTATATTGTGGTGATTTCTGCGATAATATCACGTTGCAGACTGCTCACTCAGAAAATTGATCATCAGGATTGACAATAATGTGCATTTAATGGTTTAGTTATGGTTTTAAAATGAAAGCTGTAACCAAGTGCTTCTTGAAAGGTCATACTCACAGGTTCTTAATAAATGCTGCATATGTATtgttggattctagcttgaaatacTTGCTATACTAGAAGTTAATGATTACATGTATATGGTGGGGTCAATGGAGGGTGGATAAAAACTAGGGGCCTGGAAAGTTAATGAGTGAGGGAAAAGGCAATCACCTGGTTGGATAggtgtggattagtgaggaatttGGGcccaggtcagatgaagtgagttTTTATTACACACACCACCTAAGTTCCTACCTAGCAACaaagatgtattggctgtctagatgtgcaaGGAGGAGACTCCGCCTAATAGAAGGATATAAATATATAGTTTGAGGTAGGTTCCGTTAGGATAGGTCCCTAGATCAATCGCTAACTTAGTGTAGGATAGGTCCCTAGTGGGGGTGTTCCCCTGCGAGATCTGTAAATGTAGCCGCGGTGGCCAGGAGGCAGTAGTGTGTGTATGGATAAATTGTCATGCTTGTGTACTAATATGAAAGGTTGTAGAGAAGTAGTCCATGTAGAAGGACAAAGGAAGGAAATGCATACAGTGGAGAATAGGAGATATCTGAGAATATCTGTGCTTAAAGATAAAACATTGTGAGTGGGAATGTGGATGGTGATAAAAGGTTGCCTACAAGTTCTGGAGGAGAGCCTCATCTATGGTTAGAGAAGCAAAAAGATATTCAAACGTTGTTTGAACATGATTTGAGTGTATTAGCAGTATCAATAAGGAGAGAGGTTGGTTTATGCCCTACTGGGGCGAGGAACCGTGACAGAttatgtggaaataggaagacaacTGAATCATTTTGATTATGTGTGTCGTTAACAATGATATTTATACCGTATTGTCCAGTAGTAAGTTGGCAGACGCTTCAGTATTGGTTTTAATACAGGGTATCAGTTGCCGTGACCAATtaataagtataaacaccataccTACTCTCAAGGGAAGTGGGTATCACTACCTTGGAAAATTGTTAGAGTAGTGAATTAGGAAATCTAAACACCGTCGAGAGAGGCGCAGAAGTAGCCACTATTGAGATGGCACCCGTGTTTTCTGAAACTCCTGTAAAAGGGGGAATAGAAGAGGAAAACTATAGCAAAGCCATAGAGGCGCTAAAAAAGTGCACAAGCATTCTACCAATTCGGCTCGAATATGGGAAAAAGTTTGCAAACGGAATAAAATTGGTCCGCATTTCCCTGCTGACAGAAAATTCCAATCTAATAAAGAATTCAGAGATGCTATTGTGAGTTGGCACAATGACAGAAAATAAATCTCAATCTCAATACACCAGTGTTTTGATTTCAGCGTTCTATCAACAGAAAAGCAAAACCGATGGAACCAAAATTTGAAGATGTACTCAGCATCGAAAGGGCTGGGTATATGAGTACCTTTTATATAATTATTTGTACCTCTGCTTAGATGGCAAGTTTGAAACCTGTTATCAAAACGGCTATTGCGGGGGTAGTGGACCAATATTCTCATTGGGATGAAATAGTACAGCCAGCCTTGAGAGTAGAATCTAATTCCGCTCACTTCGCAGCCGTGCGAGTGGTTAATATGGCTACAGTGAAAGTCACTAACAGTGGTTTTAACGGCCCAAGTAAGATGAAGGAAAAGTAGCGAAAAAATACAGAAGCGTAGGGCGATAGATCCCTGTTTTAAATGTGGGACCGTCGGTCATTGGTAGAATGAGTGTACTGGAGCCTACTGCACTCTGTTACGttttcatttttcagagtaaataactcacggacactagagaagcttaaccaagtttaattcttcccaaagggttgTTACAGTTGTAATTCAGACAAAAACATGTTCTcaccatcacaagtatatatactccactttgaacactcctccttctctccaatcctaaCATCTTATGGTTCCACAGGAAGAGGGTACTAGGATAataaacccttattactcccttcagggatctgacctgacctccagacctcaacccctccttcgcctaatccacagatgtccatccacttcccctatagcaatcctttGATCTCCTCCAGTTtgcccaacacattccaaagccatctgtctttctacagagacccattacctcctgacataaaacccagtctctttcactccttatACACTATGagtctgatctatcatgtcttcaATATCTtaatgttcaaagtttaccccGAAACCAACAACCCGCTTCTTCTGGAGGGAATGCTGCAATGCAGACATTTGGCGCACTAGACAGCAGCAGCAAAGGCGAGGCCACGTTGGAGGCCACGTATCACAACTTTCTAATAGATATCGGCGCTCAGATATCACTGATTCCTTATGATGAGAAATTTGCGAAGGGAAAATTATAGTCTATGCGAAATGACAGGGGAATGGATTCTAAAAGGTAACAAGTTAAAATTGGCACGGCTAAAAACCTTGGTTTTTGTTTAATCTCGTGAGACACTTTATTCTGAAATAGAATTGACTAAAGGAAGGAGGGGTCCTCACAAAAAATTAGAGTGGAGTTAatattgtgagtaattgtttgtagAGTTTTGATAAAGCAATTCTGTCAAGCGACAGCATTGGGGTTACCAAACCTAAAATTATCAATTTTGTAATGAGGTGGTGACACAAAATCATGGGGAAAAGAGAGACCAGTCATGTACGGGAGTAAATCGTTAGACTCAGTGGCGAGAGGAATGTCTCCATGTCTAAGTGTAGTACAGGCTACATAAAGGGTACGTAAACGTTGGGATGAGTGGAGGGAGGACAGTGGGCTCCCAGAagttatgttttgtgttgtctgtaATTAAAACTTTTGTTTTGCTGATTTAAGATTTAGCATAGTGCAAAATGTACACATTCTCTTCCAGGAGAGGATGGGgtgtccctatctctctctttgaaatgtttcccGATGCTATTGTCTTGGGAGAGCAGTTAGTGAAATTCTGCAGTTTTATAAAGTATAAAGGTACCTGGATCCGGCCGTAAAGGAAGCTCCCAATTAAGTAAGGCCTGgccatttgtttgtttatgcactacgttttaccacacacaccagcacacgcaACACAACATTTATGAATATTTGTTAGTGGTGGTTACCCATGTAAATTCTCCTGATAAGAAGGGTACTGAAAAAAACAATGTAAGGTAAACAGAATGAtggaaatgtttttatataaGTAGTCTGAAGTacagggaaagaaaagggaaagaaaaTACTTAATGGTGTTGAATGACAGTTCTGACTTTCTGGTGGGGCCTGATGACCCTCACTAGAAAGGCTagagacatcaaatcaaattgtgtttgtcacgtgcctgtcacaccctgatctgtttcacctgtctttgtgcttgtctccacccccctccaggtgtcgtccatcttccccattatccctggtgcatttatacctgtgttctctgtttctgttgccagttcgtcttgtctcgtcaagcctactaGCGTGGTTTCCCGCACTCCTGTTTCTTTTTAGTTCTATTTTCTAGTTCtcacggttttgaccattctgcctgttctgaccctgcctgccgttctgtacctcttGACACTGCCCtagattactgacccctgcctaccctgagcctgcctgccgttctataccttACGGaatctgccctggattactgacctctgcctgcccttgacctgtcgtttgcctgccccctgtttcataaataaacatttgttgtttcgaactgtctgcatctgggtcttatcctaaggtctgatagtacaaactggccatgactgacccagcagactcggaacAGCTCCGCAACACCGTCTCCTCCGGAGCCACCCTTGGAAGGCACAAGGAGTTGCTTCGTGGCCTTATGGAAGGTTTCCAGACCTTGGTCGAACGCCATGACTGCGCGTTggatacattgctggagcaattctgcgggttgtctgttaggcagcctaccacgacggtaacctcccaTCCCCTCAGTACTCTGGCTGTCAGCAACGCGTCTCTCCCTGCCACCCCGGCTTCCCAAGAACCTCGCTTACCTCCTTCGGAACGCTTCGCTGGAGAGTCGGGAACCTGTCGGGCGTTTCTCGCTCAGTGTTCCCTCATCTTCGAgatgcagccctcctccttccccttggACTGCTCGAAGATAGCGTGTCCACTAAAAGGGACATCTTCCCGGGACATCTTCCTGTGGGCTTGGAAGTTGCCCTGGACCTCTCCTCCAttcccgcagagtaccaggacctccgggaggttttcagtaaggcccgggccacttagCTTCCTCTGCACCAACTCTATGACTGCGGGATCGACCTTCTCCCGGGCACCACACCACCCCGGGGACGAATGTTTTCACTATTGTGTCCGGAGACCAAGGCAATGGAGACCTAGATTGAGGACTCCCTGGCTGCAGGGTGTatctgtccttctgcctcccccgccggTGCAGggttctttgtggagaaggacaaaaccctgcgcccgtgcattgactaccggggcctcaatgacatcacggttaaGAACCGCTACCCACTACCACTCATCGCCTTGGCcatcgagccgctccagggggccaccatttTCTCCAAGTTGGACCTGCGGAACGCCTACCACGTGGTGCGGATACAGAAAGGGGaggagtggaagactgcctttaacACGGCCAGCCTTCACTacgaatatctggtcatgccatttggtcTAACCAACGCTTCAGCTGTGTTCCAAGGCTCTGGTTAATGACattctccgcgacatgttgaacaGGTTTGTCTACCTCGACGATATCCTCGTTTTCTCCCGCTCAGCCCAAGAACACGTGATCCACGTCCGACAggtcctccagctcctcctggagaaccagctttttgtgaaaggGGAAAAGtgcgaattccatcgctccaccatcccctttctcggttacatcatcgctgctgGGAATGTACCGATGGCTCCCGGAAAGATGAGaatggtggtggattggccccaacctACGTCCGGAGTGCAGCTgcaactcttcctgggttttTCAAAAAATAAATGCAGCTTAACCCGGGGTTACAGcgccctggcttcccccctgtctgcactcacctctcccaaggttcgtTCAcctggtccccagctgctgaccgggcgttccgggaCTTCAAGCACCACTTCACCACAGATTCCATATTAGTTCATCCTGACCcatcccgtcagttcgtggtggaggccgactCTTCGGATGTCGGATTGGGGGCTGTTCTGTCCCAGCGTtatgccctggacctcaagctgcatccctgcgccgCCTTCTCCCATCTTCTTAACGCCacggagaggaattacgatgtggggaatcgtgagcttctcgcggtgaagatggcattgaaggagtggaggcactggttggagggggcggaacatcctTTCATTGTGTGGACtgatcacaagaacctggaatatctccgcaccgccaagcgtctcaattccaggcaagctaggtgggtttaacttctccctctcctaccacccgggatccaagaatgtcaaaccGGATGCACTTTCACACCGCTATAGCCCCGTGGCTACTCCCTCGGACCCCGAGACTATCCTggcggcactcagctggggaatagagAATCCGGTCTGTGAGGCGCAACATTCCCAACCAGACCACGGGGGGAGGGGgcagataaccggatgtttgttcATGACGCTTTCCGCCcctcggtcctggagtgggcacACTCCttcaggcttgcctgccacccgggctctcGTTGGACCCTGGCCTgttgtgcgacaacgcttttggtggcctaccatggtcccTGACTTCTCCGCGTTTGTCGCCGCCTGCATGAATAAAACTCCTCTGCAAGCTCtggctggtctccttcaaccgATTCCTGTTCCTCATCGTTCCTGGTCacacatatccctggactttgtcactggtcttcccccgtctgatggcaacaccgtcaTCCTTACAGTAGTGAACTCATCACTGAGTTCCACCGCCTGCAGCCCGGTCAACCAAGTATGAGCCCAAGTGGAACGCCATGTGGCGTCCTTAGAgggtaccttaccgtgaaatgcttacttacaagcccttaaccatcaatgcagttaagaaaatagagttaa
This window harbors:
- the mtmr2 gene encoding phosphatidylinositol-3,5-bisphosphate 3-phosphatase MTMR2 isoform X2, whose translation is MKSTPLLQRASGHRSTSTSRSDWSTHAAKPTFAMSSDNVSISTEFSPELRGRPKAVAKVLRDSKEEPQLLPKESVQDMAKDVTYICPYIGALRGTLTVTNYRLFFKCMDREPAFVLDLPLGVVSRVEKIGGASSRGEVSYGLVCKDIRNLRFAHKQMEDSLRKSIFEILMKFAFPVSNGLTIFAFEYGQVYPENGWKVYDAQVEYKRQGLPNESWRITKVNDHYELCDTYPSTLVVPVNIPDEELKRVAAFRAKGRIPVLSWIHPESQATVIRCSQPMVGVNGKRSKDDEKYLQTIMDANAQSHKLFIFDARPSVNAAANKMKGGGYESEDAYQNAELVFLDIHNIHVMRESLRKLKEVVYPNIKESHWFSNLESTHWLEHIKLILAGALRIADKVESGKTSVVVHCSDGWDRTAQLTSLAMLMLDGHYRTIRGFQVLLEKEWLSFGHRFQLRIGHGDKNHTDADRSPVFLQFIDCVWQMTRQFLAAFEFNEYFLITILDHLYSCLFGTFMCNSEQQRVKEELPKKTVSLWAYINSQPEEFTNPLYVNYSNHVLFPVVSMRHLELWVGYYIRWNPRMRPQEPVHQRYKELLAKRAELQKRVEELQREVNNRSASSSSERAGSPTRSITPVQTFV
- the mtmr2 gene encoding phosphatidylinositol-3,5-bisphosphate 3-phosphatase MTMR2 isoform X3, whose translation is MCPSQQSFPQSYGPKAVAKVLRDSKEEPQLLPKESVQDMAKDVTYICPYIGALRGTLTVTNYRLFFKCMDREPAFVLDLPLGVVSRVEKIGGASSRGEVSYGLVCKDIRNLRFAHKQMEDSLRKSIFEILMKFAFPVSNGLTIFAFEYGQVYPENGWKVYDAQVEYKRQGLPNESWRITKVNDHYELCDTYPSTLVVPVNIPDEELKRVAAFRAKGRIPVLSWIHPESQATVIRCSQPMVGVNGKRSKDDEKYLQTIMDANAQSHKLFIFDARPSVNAAANKMKGGGYESEDAYQNAELVFLDIHNIHVMRESLRKLKEVVYPNIKESHWFSNLESTHWLEHIKLILAGALRIADKVESGKTSVVVHCSDGWDRTAQLTSLAMLMLDGHYRTIRGFQVLLEKEWLSFGHRFQLRIGHGDKNHTDADRSPVFLQFIDCVWQMTRQFLAAFEFNEYFLITILDHLYSCLFGTFMCNSEQQRVKEELPKKTVSLWAYINSQPEEFTNPLYVNYSNHVLFPVVSMRHLELWVGYYIRWNPRMRPQEPVHQRYKELLAKRAELQKRVEELQREVNNRSASSSSERAGSPTRSITPVQTFV
- the mtmr2 gene encoding phosphatidylinositol-3,5-bisphosphate 3-phosphatase MTMR2 isoform X1: MENTGSIDSLGSKRSSSRQPSVDSLSSTSTSRSDWSTHAAKPTFAMSSDNVSISTEFSPELRGRPKAVAKVLRDSKEEPQLLPKESVQDMAKDVTYICPYIGALRGTLTVTNYRLFFKCMDREPAFVLDLPLGVVSRVEKIGGASSRGEVSYGLVCKDIRNLRFAHKQMEDSLRKSIFEILMKFAFPVSNGLTIFAFEYGQVYPENGWKVYDAQVEYKRQGLPNESWRITKVNDHYELCDTYPSTLVVPVNIPDEELKRVAAFRAKGRIPVLSWIHPESQATVIRCSQPMVGVNGKRSKDDEKYLQTIMDANAQSHKLFIFDARPSVNAAANKMKGGGYESEDAYQNAELVFLDIHNIHVMRESLRKLKEVVYPNIKESHWFSNLESTHWLEHIKLILAGALRIADKVESGKTSVVVHCSDGWDRTAQLTSLAMLMLDGHYRTIRGFQVLLEKEWLSFGHRFQLRIGHGDKNHTDADRSPVFLQFIDCVWQMTRQFLAAFEFNEYFLITILDHLYSCLFGTFMCNSEQQRVKEELPKKTVSLWAYINSQPEEFTNPLYVNYSNHVLFPVVSMRHLELWVGYYIRWNPRMRPQEPVHQRYKELLAKRAELQKRVEELQREVNNRSASSSSERAGSPTRSITPVQTFV